In Verrucomicrobiia bacterium, a genomic segment contains:
- a CDS encoding Ig-like domain-containing protein, whose translation MAGPAAGGVLLNAEFSVTNAQSALYGWSAPFSVSVTNGRAILVEDGVHLPVRLQQQFDLTPNVTQLRLTFENWVLATNAVGQPPDTFQISLLRTNLTPLAAPTGQPESAAFFSYQQNGQVFFGPGVTVPGASTSGVVWMPQFPLTISVNLTNITSAIPSLLVLDLVGFDRPASRVVLRQVRVIGWEPLGGPDTATLEQDSAATLLLLTNDISRTGRPLVPASWRLETPPGNGTVQYNSQTGTALYQPAAGYAGSDSFTYTIADEAGHRSDPVLVTLTITPISQDPKDAWRRQFFAPADLANPAKEATVWGDQADPDGDGRNNLQEYVAGTVPTNGASKLEFIIERQAGGTRLRVTPRADGRMYTVLASSRPQGPYTPLVNPLVQINGNQLLITDRAGGAGPRFYRLQLMLWPSPEMLAWRQQYFSAADLGNPAKEATVWGDQADPDGDGRNNLQEYVAGTVPTNAASRLQFSIERGAGVVRLRITPRAEGRTYVALVSSSPLGPFTPLANPLTQISGNELIITDTAPGTGPRFYQVQVFLSPPAGLTTWRQQYFSAADLANPVKEATVWGDQADPDGDGRSNLQEYVAGTVPTNAASRLVFNVERAAGTVRLRISPRAEGRTYTLLVSSSLLGPYTPVANPQVQINGSELILTDPAPPSAGTRFYRLAISMP comes from the coding sequence TTGGCCGGCCCTGCCGCGGGCGGAGTGCTGTTGAATGCGGAGTTTTCGGTGACCAATGCGCAGAGCGCGCTTTATGGGTGGAGCGCCCCCTTCAGTGTGTCCGTGACCAATGGCCGGGCCATTCTGGTGGAGGATGGAGTGCATCTGCCGGTGCGGCTGCAGCAGCAGTTTGATCTGACTCCCAATGTCACCCAGCTTCGCCTGACCTTTGAAAACTGGGTGCTGGCCACCAATGCCGTGGGGCAGCCCCCGGATACTTTCCAGATATCTTTGTTGCGCACCAACCTGACGCCATTGGCCGCTCCGACGGGCCAGCCGGAATCCGCGGCGTTCTTCAGTTACCAGCAAAACGGGCAGGTCTTCTTTGGGCCGGGGGTGACTGTGCCGGGAGCGTCCACCAGCGGGGTGGTGTGGATGCCGCAATTCCCCCTAACTATTAGTGTCAATCTGACCAATATTACCTCCGCCATCCCCTCCCTGTTGGTGCTGGATTTGGTGGGCTTCGATCGCCCCGCCAGCCGGGTGGTATTGCGGCAGGTCAGGGTCATCGGCTGGGAGCCGCTGGGCGGGCCGGACACGGCCACCCTGGAGCAGGATTCCGCGGCCACGCTGCTGTTGCTGACCAACGATATTTCCCGCACCGGCCGGCCGCTGGTGCCTGCTTCGTGGCGGCTGGAGACACCCCCCGGGAATGGCACTGTCCAGTACAATTCGCAAACGGGCACGGCCCTTTATCAGCCGGCCGCCGGTTATGCAGGTAGTGACAGCTTCACCTACACCATTGCCGATGAAGCCGGACACCGTTCCGACCCTGTGCTGGTGACCCTCACCATTACGCCGATCTCCCAGGATCCGAAGGATGCATGGCGCCGACAATTTTTCGCTCCTGCGGACCTGGCGAATCCCGCGAAGGAGGCCACGGTGTGGGGCGACCAGGCCGATCCGGATGGCGATGGCCGTAATAATTTGCAGGAATACGTGGCGGGGACAGTGCCTACCAATGGCGCTTCAAAGCTGGAGTTTATCATAGAGCGCCAGGCCGGCGGAACGCGGTTGCGGGTCACGCCCCGCGCTGACGGGCGCATGTACACTGTGCTGGCCAGCAGCCGTCCGCAGGGGCCTTATACGCCGCTGGTCAATCCCCTGGTGCAAATCAACGGTAATCAACTCCTTATCACTGACCGCGCCGGCGGCGCCGGCCCGCGGTTTTACCGCCTGCAGCTCATGCTCTGGCCGTCGCCCGAAATGCTGGCGTGGCGGCAGCAGTACTTCTCCGCTGCCGATTTGGGCAATCCCGCCAAAGAGGCCACCGTATGGGGTGATCAGGCCGATCCGGATGGCGATGGTCGTAATAACCTGCAGGAATACGTGGCGGGCACGGTACCCACCAACGCCGCCTCCCGGCTGCAATTCAGCATTGAGCGCGGGGCGGGCGTGGTGCGGCTGCGCATTACGCCGCGGGCGGAGGGCCGCACTTACGTGGCGCTGGTCAGCAGCAGTCCGCTGGGGCCATTTACGCCGCTGGCCAACCCACTCACGCAAATCAGCGGCAACGAGCTGATCATTACGGATACTGCACCCGGCACCGGCCCGCGCTTTTATCAGGTGCAGGTATTTCTCTCTCCGCCGGCGGGCCTCACCACCTGGCGGCAGCAGTACTTCTCCGCCGCCGATTTGGCCAATCCGGTCAAGGAAGCCACGGTGTGGGGTGACCAGGCTGATCCGGACGGCGACGGGCGCAGCAACTTGCAGGAGTACGTGGCGGGCACGGTGCCCACCAACGCGGCCTCGCGGCTGGTGTTCAATGTGGAACGCGCTGCCGGGACGGTGCGGTTGCGCATTTCACCGCGGGCGGAGGGCCGCACTTACACCCTGCTGGTCAGCAGCAGCTTGTTGGGGCCCTACACGCCGGTGGCCAACCCGCAGGTGCAAATCAACGGCAGCGAGCTGATTCTGACGGATCCCGCCCCTCCGTCCGCCGGCACTCGTTTCTACCGGCTTGCCATCAGCATGCCCTGA
- a CDS encoding NADH-quinone oxidoreductase subunit B family protein: MLKELCQKMFGRSLWVYHANSGGCNGCDIEVLNALTPYYDAERFGIKLVGSPRHADVMLCQGPAMRSTARALKRAYDAMPAPKLVFAIGSCACGGGIWHDTYNVLGPVEVIVPVKYYIPGCPPRPEAIIFGVAVALGLVDKKTAPVRFKQAEFPIPRYHPEDLRRDGDMVVYEKLEKV, translated from the coding sequence ATGCTCAAAGAATTGTGCCAGAAAATGTTCGGGCGGTCCCTGTGGGTGTACCACGCCAACAGCGGCGGCTGCAACGGCTGCGACATTGAGGTGCTCAACGCGCTGACGCCTTACTACGACGCCGAACGGTTTGGCATCAAGCTCGTCGGCTCGCCCCGCCACGCCGATGTGATGTTGTGCCAGGGGCCGGCCATGCGCAGCACCGCCCGCGCCCTCAAGCGCGCCTACGACGCCATGCCTGCTCCCAAGCTCGTCTTTGCCATCGGCTCCTGCGCCTGCGGCGGCGGCATCTGGCACGATACCTACAATGTGCTTGGCCCGGTGGAAGTCATTGTGCCGGTGAAATACTACATTCCCGGCTGCCCGCCCCGGCCGGAGGCGATTATTTTTGGCGTGGCCGTGGCTCTGGGTTTGGTGGACAAAAAGACGGCCCCGGTGAGGTTCAAGCAGGCCGAGTTTCCCATTCCCCGCTACCATCCTGAAGATTTGCGCCGCGATGGCGACATGGTGGTGTACGAAAAACTGGAGAAAGTGTGA
- a CDS encoding 4Fe-4S dicluster domain-containing protein has translation MSALSKLKEAYLCLKAGRVTLPYPARPQPAPPRFRGRPIFDAHRCIGCAGCANNCPAREILVLDVCQEIRILKYLGRRCTYCGRCADLCPEKAITMSKDYETATNHIGDLQQTLELFMSTCQRCGRCFKEPTPLEQLKLKGYRFDDLAHDRWIFRSQAYLEKDQVVGDIDIEVD, from the coding sequence ATGAGTGCCTTGAGCAAACTCAAAGAAGCCTATCTCTGCCTGAAGGCCGGGCGGGTCACGCTCCCCTACCCCGCCCGCCCGCAGCCGGCGCCGCCGCGCTTCCGCGGACGGCCGATCTTCGATGCCCATCGCTGCATTGGGTGCGCGGGCTGCGCCAACAACTGCCCCGCGCGCGAAATCCTGGTGTTGGATGTCTGCCAGGAAATCCGCATCTTGAAATACCTGGGACGCCGCTGCACGTACTGCGGTCGTTGCGCGGACCTCTGCCCCGAAAAGGCCATTACCATGAGCAAGGATTACGAGACCGCCACCAACCACATCGGGGATCTTCAGCAAACCCTGGAGTTGTTCATGAGCACCTGCCAGCGATGCGGCCGCTGTTTCAAGGAGCCGACGCCCTTGGAACAGCTCAAACTCAAAGGCTACCGGTTTGATGATCTGGCCCATGATCGGTGGATTTTCCGCTCCCAGGCCTACCTGGAAAAAGACCAGGTCGTAGGCGATATCGATATTGAAGTGGACTGA
- a CDS encoding NADH-quinone oxidoreductase subunit H produces MSTLAFFKILAGGLANVLAVLLLAPLFEGILRKVTALIQSRRGPPVWQPYFDLLKLLGKEDIESGESPLMQRLAAYLSLGAVLTVAWLVPMGFAPPLSPAGDAILLIYLLGLCAISTLLAGLAAGSTYSMLGISREMMTVITLEPLFAVALVIGAVHTNSLRLEAVLSGSVYAAAGFPWSGLIMLVLMLLSFQAFVQRVPFDISEAETEIMEGPLMEYSGPKLALFKYAQMAKVVLYSALFVALFVPWGAGLPWYLSVPVFWLKVLGMVLLVTLVAATHARYRIDQALRYYVILLGVALVALVLAANGY; encoded by the coding sequence ATGAGCACGCTGGCTTTTTTCAAAATCCTGGCGGGCGGCCTGGCCAACGTGCTGGCGGTGCTGCTGCTGGCGCCCTTGTTTGAGGGCATCCTGCGCAAGGTGACCGCCCTCATTCAATCCCGGCGCGGGCCGCCGGTGTGGCAGCCGTACTTCGATTTGCTCAAGCTCCTGGGCAAGGAAGATATCGAGTCGGGCGAATCGCCGCTGATGCAGCGGCTGGCGGCCTATTTGTCGCTGGGCGCCGTTTTGACGGTGGCCTGGCTGGTGCCGATGGGGTTTGCGCCGCCGTTGAGTCCGGCGGGAGACGCCATCCTGCTGATTTATCTGCTGGGCCTGTGCGCCATTTCGACCCTGCTGGCGGGGCTGGCGGCCGGCAGCACGTATTCCATGCTGGGCATCAGCCGGGAAATGATGACGGTGATCACCTTGGAGCCGTTGTTTGCGGTGGCGCTGGTGATTGGGGCGGTGCACACCAATAGCTTGCGCCTCGAAGCCGTGCTGTCAGGCTCGGTCTATGCGGCGGCGGGCTTCCCCTGGAGCGGCCTGATCATGCTGGTTTTGATGTTGCTGTCCTTCCAGGCATTTGTGCAACGGGTGCCTTTCGACATTTCCGAGGCCGAAACCGAGATCATGGAGGGGCCGCTGATGGAGTATTCCGGCCCCAAACTGGCGCTGTTCAAATATGCGCAGATGGCCAAAGTGGTCTTATACAGCGCCCTCTTTGTGGCGCTGTTTGTCCCGTGGGGCGCAGGCCTGCCCTGGTATTTGAGCGTGCCGGTGTTTTGGTTGAAAGTGCTGGGCATGGTGTTGCTGGTCACGCTGGTGGCTGCCACCCATGCCCGCTACCGCATTGACCAGGCTTTGCGGTATTACGTGATCCTGTTGGGGGTGGCCCTGGTGGCCCTCGTGTTGGCAGCCAATGGTTACTAA
- a CDS encoding NADH-quinone oxidoreductase subunit C: MASRDILHQLKQRFGAAIPRASVAAADRLYVFVTPEALKEVCHFVFRDLDARYIISIGADDRPYSGKFLVAHNFAFDQRHLLCSIMTEVEPNGGRPQVPSISDVVPPANWAEREFRDLVGIEPVGHRYPKRLVLPDGWPEGVHPLRKDVPHDYCPPDYDEERDFQFDAPPEGCVVVPFGPFHPTLDEPTHFRLYVEGETVRGCEYRGFMAHRGIEKLAETVLGYNDIPMMAERICGICGCVHNVAYAQAVENAAAIVVPPRAEYIRTIMLELERLHSHLLWVGLACHIVGFDTLFMQAFRIREPVMWMAEQISGNRKTYSLCLIGGVRWEITPELKAGLRQVLDKLETEWQAVVAAVSRDRNLQRRTRGVGITTPALVKDAALIGPVARAAGVAVDCRRDHPYAAYDKVEFDVIVEQGGDVWARVVVRMKEVFESIKIIRQCLDKMEPGPIQAPIKDELPAGRFGMSSVEAPRGESHHFVITGEQNRPRRWRVRAPTYQNLQGIPAMIKDQQLADMTISLGSIDPCFSCTDRLEIVDIRSHHTRLWTQEELIRMVRQKKYE, translated from the coding sequence ATGGCATCACGCGACATCCTCCACCAGTTGAAACAGCGCTTCGGCGCGGCCATCCCGCGGGCCAGCGTGGCGGCCGCGGATCGCTTATATGTCTTTGTCACCCCCGAGGCCCTCAAGGAGGTCTGCCACTTTGTCTTTCGCGACCTCGACGCCCGCTACATCATCAGCATCGGCGCGGATGACCGGCCCTATTCCGGCAAGTTCCTGGTGGCGCACAATTTCGCCTTCGATCAACGGCACCTGCTCTGCAGCATCATGACGGAAGTCGAGCCCAATGGCGGCCGCCCGCAGGTGCCGAGCATCAGCGACGTGGTGCCGCCGGCCAACTGGGCGGAGCGCGAATTTCGTGATTTGGTGGGGATCGAGCCGGTGGGCCATCGTTACCCCAAACGCCTGGTGCTGCCCGATGGCTGGCCGGAGGGGGTGCATCCCCTGCGCAAGGATGTGCCCCATGACTATTGCCCGCCCGATTATGACGAGGAACGGGATTTCCAGTTTGACGCGCCGCCGGAAGGCTGTGTGGTGGTGCCCTTCGGGCCGTTTCATCCCACCCTGGATGAACCCACGCACTTCCGTCTGTACGTCGAGGGGGAGACGGTGCGGGGCTGCGAATATCGCGGATTCATGGCTCACCGGGGCATTGAAAAACTGGCGGAAACCGTGCTCGGCTACAATGACATCCCCATGATGGCCGAGCGCATTTGCGGGATTTGCGGCTGCGTGCACAACGTGGCCTATGCGCAGGCCGTGGAGAATGCGGCGGCGATTGTGGTGCCGCCGCGCGCGGAGTACATCCGCACCATCATGCTGGAGCTGGAGCGCCTGCACAGCCATCTGCTCTGGGTGGGGCTGGCCTGCCACATCGTCGGTTTTGACACCTTGTTCATGCAGGCTTTTCGCATCCGCGAGCCGGTCATGTGGATGGCGGAGCAGATCAGCGGCAACCGCAAGACCTACTCCCTCTGCCTCATTGGCGGGGTGCGTTGGGAAATTACGCCCGAGCTCAAGGCGGGGCTGCGGCAGGTGCTCGACAAGCTGGAAACGGAGTGGCAGGCGGTGGTGGCGGCCGTCAGCCGCGATCGCAACCTGCAGCGGCGGACCCGCGGCGTGGGCATCACCACGCCGGCGCTGGTGAAAGATGCGGCCCTTATCGGGCCGGTGGCCCGCGCCGCAGGCGTGGCCGTGGACTGCCGCCGTGATCATCCCTACGCCGCGTATGACAAGGTGGAATTCGACGTAATCGTGGAGCAGGGCGGCGACGTCTGGGCCCGCGTGGTGGTGCGCATGAAGGAGGTCTTTGAATCCATCAAGATCATCCGCCAGTGCCTGGACAAAATGGAGCCAGGCCCGATTCAGGCGCCCATCAAGGACGAGCTGCCGGCGGGGCGCTTCGGCATGTCCTCGGTGGAGGCACCACGGGGCGAATCGCATCACTTTGTCATCACCGGCGAGCAGAACCGGCCGCGCCGGTGGCGGGTGCGGGCGCCCACGTATCAAAACCTGCAGGGCATCCCGGCCATGATCAAGGACCAACAACTGGCCGACATGACCATTTCCTTGGGCAGCATTGATCCCTGTTTCTCCTGCACCGACCGGCTGGAAATCGTGGACATTCGCAGCCACCACACACGCCTGTGGACGCAGGAGGAACTGATCCGGATGGTGCGGCAGAAAAAGTATGAATAA
- a CDS encoding proton-conducting transporter membrane subunit yields MPTAPHAVIYALLILGLCAGVCWGLRRRRMAAGWTAFGGTAAAALLMVYAALKTLWAAGPPDHAVTYLAFHQYGFALRLYVDGLSAIFVLLIAVIAPASAFYSIAYLRHYPHHDVGRYYPNFLLFLAGMTGLVTTTDAMFFFFIFWQLMTLTSWALIRFERENEACRRAARKYMWLMQSACFITMLGAGLVASGGAHVHGEALARYDFDAISHRLEEILALHPGRVGLGLALFLIGFGIKAGMWPFGKIWLPDAHASAPSPVSAMLSGVMIKTGVYGLLRYFLWLLPPGVLKGAKPFPLTSWGGLLTVLGTATLAIGTAQALRQTQTKRLLAYSSIGQVGYMLLGLGVCLMLLPTPLAGVAALALYGCLFHLLNHGVFKSLLFLNAGTLLTATGTQDLNRLGGLWRPMPWTALCALVGVVSIVGAPLTNGFASKWGLYSAAIQGGVQSWLLPVCALLAILTSGLTLAVFVRFYGAAFLSRTSALVREKLAQATPLEGSPLQLAPKIWLAAWCVVLGLMPFLGVRAIELGLQQSRQGLGIILAEATPLGGHLAGGLMAGEAQAVWTPLALAGTLALMLMLARAISTLGGAARRQAAPWLCGYATQQEAHRYRAEHFFKPLVRWLRSPASAHHPDKPAAPQTD; encoded by the coding sequence ATGCCTACTGCTCCTCATGCGGTAATTTATGCGTTGCTGATCCTGGGCCTATGCGCCGGGGTGTGTTGGGGCCTGCGCCGCCGGCGGATGGCGGCGGGCTGGACGGCCTTTGGCGGCACAGCCGCGGCTGCGCTGCTCATGGTTTATGCGGCTCTGAAGACGCTGTGGGCGGCGGGCCCGCCCGATCATGCCGTGACCTACCTGGCCTTTCACCAGTACGGTTTTGCCCTGCGCCTCTATGTGGACGGCCTGAGCGCCATCTTCGTGCTGCTGATCGCCGTGATCGCGCCGGCCTCGGCTTTCTATTCCATTGCCTACCTGCGACACTATCCCCACCACGACGTGGGACGGTATTATCCCAACTTCCTGCTCTTTTTGGCGGGCATGACAGGGCTGGTCACCACCACCGATGCCATGTTCTTCTTCTTCATCTTCTGGCAGTTGATGACATTGACCTCCTGGGCGTTGATTCGTTTTGAGCGCGAGAACGAGGCCTGCCGGCGCGCCGCGCGCAAATATATGTGGCTGATGCAGTCCGCCTGTTTCATCACCATGCTCGGGGCGGGCTTGGTGGCGTCGGGAGGCGCCCACGTCCACGGTGAAGCCCTGGCCCGCTATGATTTCGATGCGATCAGTCATCGGCTGGAGGAAATCTTGGCGCTGCACCCGGGGCGCGTGGGCTTGGGCCTGGCTCTGTTCCTGATCGGCTTCGGCATCAAAGCCGGCATGTGGCCCTTCGGCAAGATCTGGCTGCCGGACGCCCATGCTTCGGCGCCTTCGCCGGTAAGCGCCATGTTGTCCGGCGTGATGATCAAAACCGGCGTGTACGGCCTCCTGCGGTACTTTCTCTGGCTGCTGCCGCCCGGGGTGTTGAAGGGAGCCAAGCCGTTCCCGCTGACGTCCTGGGGAGGTTTGTTGACGGTCCTGGGCACGGCCACGCTGGCCATCGGCACCGCGCAAGCCCTGCGTCAGACCCAGACCAAACGCCTGCTGGCCTACAGCAGCATTGGCCAGGTGGGATACATGTTGCTGGGACTGGGCGTGTGCCTGATGTTGCTGCCCACCCCGCTGGCCGGCGTGGCGGCGCTGGCGTTGTACGGTTGCCTGTTTCATCTCCTGAATCATGGGGTGTTCAAGAGCCTGCTGTTTCTGAACGCGGGAACTTTGTTGACGGCCACGGGCACCCAGGACTTGAACCGCCTGGGCGGTCTCTGGCGGCCCATGCCCTGGACGGCGCTCTGCGCCCTGGTGGGCGTGGTTTCGATTGTGGGCGCGCCGTTGACCAACGGCTTTGCCAGCAAGTGGGGCCTCTACAGCGCGGCCATTCAAGGAGGGGTTCAGTCGTGGTTGCTTCCGGTTTGCGCGTTGCTGGCGATTCTGACCAGCGGCCTCACCCTGGCCGTGTTTGTGCGTTTCTACGGCGCGGCCTTCCTCTCGCGGACCAGCGCTCTGGTCCGGGAAAAGCTTGCCCAGGCCACTCCCCTGGAGGGCAGCCCGCTGCAACTGGCCCCCAAGATCTGGCTGGCGGCCTGGTGTGTGGTGCTGGGTTTGATGCCTTTCCTGGGAGTGCGCGCCATTGAACTGGGGTTGCAGCAAAGCCGCCAGGGACTGGGCATTATTCTGGCCGAGGCCACCCCCCTGGGCGGCCATCTGGCGGGCGGATTGATGGCAGGCGAGGCGCAGGCGGTGTGGACTCCGCTGGCCCTGGCCGGCACGTTGGCGTTGATGCTCATGCTAGCGCGCGCCATCTCCACCCTCGGCGGCGCCGCCCGCCGCCAGGCCGCACCGTGGCTGTGTGGGTATGCCACCCAGCAGGAAGCCCACCGTTACCGGGCAGAACATTTCTTCAAACCCCTCGTGCGCTGGCTGCGCAGCCCCGCTTCCGCCCATCATCCCGACAAACCCGCAGCGCCCCAAACCGACTGA
- a CDS encoding proton-conducting transporter membrane subunit, whose protein sequence is MATPEHAVLAALMACAIGAALALFTGRRPRLAGGLALAAVLLAAAAIFWGAVRVLDEGPYRVLTLPLWKYFALRVYVDGLSAVFLLLIAVIAVPAALFSLPYLKHYAEYSAGHYYANLLMFLAGMIGLVTTTDAMFFFFIFWQVMTLTSYALVRFEHKKPENRHAARRYLWMMQIACGLTMIGAELLAGGAVITGAHPLDRYDFEALHAQLPQLLAEKPWMVSTALALFLVGFGIKAGMWPFGQFWLPDAHPAAPSPVSALLSGVMIKTGVYGLMRYFLWLSPLEARQLFPLAGWGLALAWLGAITLFTGTFQALKQEHTKRLLAFHSIGQVGYILLALGASMAFLSANEPAADALAAVAFLGALFHTINHGLFKSLLFLNAGSLLAATGTQDLNRLGGLMRLMPVTAVTALVASLSISGVPLFNGFASKWCIYTATLEGGAYLNYLPLLGLVALLTSALTLASFIKFFGSAFLGRRSQWIHELAGDPAQFRHHPLMRGPMVFLAVLCLMVGLLPALAVQLLQAALLASAQGLGDIFAQVVPLQAHTWSGVDILMGEARFAPLALLVVLVLMAGLAWGLSRMGQAVRRADAPWLCGYVRETEDARFGAHHYYTEVKKHLHWLGGHLPAGPDKPGKSH, encoded by the coding sequence ATGGCAACCCCTGAACATGCGGTTTTGGCGGCGCTGATGGCCTGCGCCATCGGGGCGGCCCTGGCTTTGTTCACCGGCAGGCGGCCGCGCCTGGCCGGAGGCCTGGCCTTGGCCGCGGTGCTGCTGGCCGCCGCCGCCATTTTCTGGGGCGCCGTGCGGGTGCTCGATGAAGGTCCCTACCGCGTGCTCACGCTGCCGTTGTGGAAATACTTTGCGCTCCGGGTTTACGTGGATGGATTGAGCGCCGTTTTCCTGCTGCTCATCGCGGTCATCGCCGTCCCGGCGGCGCTGTTTTCGCTGCCGTACCTGAAGCACTACGCCGAGTACAGCGCCGGCCATTACTACGCCAATTTGCTCATGTTTCTGGCGGGAATGATCGGCCTGGTGACCACCACCGATGCCATGTTCTTCTTTTTCATCTTCTGGCAGGTCATGACGCTGACCAGCTACGCCCTCGTGCGTTTCGAGCATAAAAAGCCGGAGAACCGCCATGCCGCCCGGCGGTATTTGTGGATGATGCAAATCGCCTGTGGGCTGACCATGATCGGGGCCGAGCTGCTGGCCGGAGGCGCCGTGATCACCGGGGCGCATCCGCTGGACCGGTATGATTTCGAAGCGCTGCATGCGCAGTTGCCGCAATTGCTGGCCGAAAAACCGTGGATGGTCTCCACCGCGCTGGCCTTGTTTCTGGTGGGCTTCGGCATCAAGGCGGGCATGTGGCCTTTCGGGCAATTCTGGCTGCCGGACGCCCATCCGGCCGCCCCCTCCCCGGTCAGTGCCCTGCTGTCCGGCGTAATGATTAAAACCGGGGTTTATGGCCTGATGCGATATTTCTTGTGGCTATCGCCGCTGGAGGCGCGCCAACTGTTTCCCCTTGCCGGCTGGGGTCTGGCGCTGGCCTGGCTGGGCGCCATCACGCTCTTCACCGGCACGTTCCAGGCGCTCAAACAAGAGCACACCAAGCGCCTGCTGGCCTTCCACAGCATCGGCCAGGTGGGCTACATCCTGCTGGCGCTGGGAGCCTCTATGGCCTTTTTGAGCGCCAATGAGCCGGCGGCGGATGCGCTGGCGGCGGTGGCCTTTCTGGGCGCTCTCTTTCACACCATCAACCATGGTCTGTTCAAAAGTTTGCTCTTCCTCAATGCCGGTTCCCTGCTGGCCGCCACCGGCACCCAGGACCTCAACCGCCTGGGCGGGTTGATGCGCCTTATGCCGGTCACCGCGGTCACCGCTCTGGTGGCCTCGCTGAGCATCTCGGGGGTGCCGTTGTTCAACGGCTTTGCCAGCAAATGGTGCATTTACACCGCCACCCTCGAAGGCGGCGCCTACCTCAATTATCTGCCCCTGCTGGGCTTGGTGGCCCTCCTGACCAGCGCGCTGACCCTGGCCTCCTTCATCAAATTTTTCGGCAGCGCCTTTCTGGGACGGCGCAGCCAGTGGATACATGAACTGGCCGGGGATCCGGCCCAATTCCGCCATCATCCCCTGATGCGCGGGCCCATGGTGTTCCTCGCCGTCCTTTGTCTGATGGTGGGCCTGTTGCCCGCGCTGGCGGTGCAACTCTTGCAGGCCGCCCTGCTCGCCAGCGCCCAGGGCTTGGGCGACATTTTTGCGCAGGTGGTGCCGCTGCAAGCCCACACCTGGAGCGGGGTGGACATCCTGATGGGCGAGGCCCGCTTCGCTCCGCTGGCACTGTTGGTGGTGCTGGTGTTGATGGCCGGCCTCGCGTGGGGGTTGTCCCGCATGGGCCAGGCCGTCCGCCGTGCAGATGCGCCGTGGCTGTGCGGCTATGTGCGGGAGACGGAAGATGCCCGCTTTGGCGCGCACCATTATTACACGGAAGTGAAGAAACATTTGCACTGGCTGGGAGGCCATCTCCCGGCCGGACCGGATAAACCTGGAAAGAGTCATTAA
- a CDS encoding hydrogenase maturation protease, producing the protein MQPLRSALEAVLRGHTAVVGVGNPDHGDDGAGVRLAEKLLAAGCANVFVAGTTPEQTAPSLARLGFERMLFLDAVEFGGAPGDVVLLGAREIQSRFPQVSTHKLSLGMLARMLEVDRGTQIWLLGMQPGSLRGNTLSEVMEATVAALTILLQEIMQPTPRGWEKR; encoded by the coding sequence ATGCAACCGTTGCGTTCAGCCCTGGAAGCCGTGCTCCGTGGCCACACCGCCGTGGTAGGGGTGGGCAACCCTGACCACGGCGATGACGGCGCGGGGGTGCGGCTGGCCGAGAAGCTGCTGGCGGCCGGGTGCGCCAACGTGTTTGTGGCGGGCACGACGCCGGAGCAGACGGCCCCTTCGCTGGCGCGCCTGGGGTTTGAACGGATGTTGTTTCTGGACGCCGTCGAGTTTGGCGGGGCGCCGGGCGATGTGGTGCTGCTGGGAGCGCGGGAAATCCAAAGCCGTTTCCCGCAGGTGTCCACCCACAAGCTTTCGCTGGGCATGCTGGCCCGGATGCTGGAAGTGGACCGCGGCACCCAGATCTGGCTTTTGGGCATGCAACCGGGCAGCCTCAGGGGGAATACGCTTTCGGAAGTGATGGAGGCCACCGTGGCCGCGCTGACCATCCTCCTGCAGGAAATCATGCAACCCACCCCGCGGGGGTGGGAAAAAAGATGA